The genome window TGCTGGTAGCGGGCGATCTGTTCGACCGGAGCGTGGTGTCCACCGAGGCCGAGGCCGCCGCCTTCGAGTTTTTTCTGGGCCTGCGCGAGCTGGGGGTTCCGGCCCTGGTGATTGCCGGCAACCACGACAGCCGCGAGCGGCTCGAGGCCCTCTCGCCCCTGCTCTCCCTGACCGGGGCCACCGTGTTTGGCAACCTGCGCTTTGCCGAGCAGGGCGGGGTGGTGGAGGCCCTGGGCGCCAGCGTGGCCCTGCTGCCCTTTTTGTCAGAGCGCCGGCTGGTTCGGGCCGGCGACCTGCTGCAGGGCGATAGCGCGGATTGGAAGCGAACCTACGGCCACAGCCTGGAACTCATCCTGAAGAACCTGGCGACCGGCTTCAGTGCCGACCTCAACCTGCTGATGGCACACCTGACCGTGGAGGGGGGCCAGCTTGGGGGCGGCGAGTTCACCTTCCACACCACCAACAGCTACGCCATCCCCAAAAGCGCCTTTCCCCTGAGCCTGAGCTACGTGGCCCTGGGCCACCTGCACCGCCAGCAGCAGGTCTCCGAGGCCCCGGTGGCCTGGTACGCGGGTTCCTTGATCCAGCTCGATTTTGGCGAAAGCGAGAACAGCCACCAGGGGGCCCTGATTGTGGAGCTCGAGCCGGGCCGGCAACCCCTGGTTCATCCGGTGCGGGCGCGCTGGGGCAAGCCGCTCAAAACCTTCCGGCTGAGCCGCGAGACCCTGGATCGCCGCTGGGAGGAGATCCGGGCTTTTCCTGGCTACAGCAAAATTGTGATCGAGGGCCCCGGCAACGCCGCCCTGCGCGAGCG of Meiothermus sp. contains these proteins:
- a CDS encoding exonuclease SbcCD subunit D; the encoded protein is MRILHTADWHLGKVLKGRERTPEIRQALQALLGLVRSERIELVLVAGDLFDRSVVSTEAEAAAFEFFLGLRELGVPALVIAGNHDSRERLEALSPLLSLTGATVFGNLRFAEQGGVVEALGASVALLPFLSERRLVRAGDLLQGDSADWKRTYGHSLELILKNLATGFSADLNLLMAHLTVEGGQLGGGEFTFHTTNSYAIPKSAFPLSLSYVALGHLHRQQQVSEAPVAWYAGSLIQLDFGESENSHQGALIVELEPGRQPLVHPVRARWGKPLKTFRLSRETLDRRWEEIRAFPGYSKIVIEGPGNAALRERLFRELPDLLEVEFHTPEAEIKGPAVVDTENLDWVEAYAEYRRTATAREASPELLEAFRQVYEEAHAPTH